The DNA window TGTAAGAAAAATCGGTTTCATAGAGTGTAAACCTGTTAATACACAAAGACTTGTTCTCAACTATCAGTAATTAGTGCAGGGgtggcttttacacacacacacacacacacacacacacacacacatacacacacacacacacacacacacacacacacatacgggTGTATGTGGTATGGCGGGACTATACTACGTCAATCCGCCCGGCGGTGGTTTACGGGGACTACCGTTTCCAGAGGACTTAGAGCCAAGGGAGCGAGGTTAAAGTGTtcgaaaaaatctgaaaaaaatttGGGTCACTTCAGACCTAATACACTCCCTATAGAAGTCTAGATACACTTATACACACCAACCAGACTCTATTGTGTTTTGTGGAGACATTGTCCACTTGACAACGATGTGTTTTATGAGGTCCACAAAAACCAATATCGGGACTTTAAAGGGACAATGATGTCATTATTAAATAGCTCATCATTACCATGAATACACATCTGACAGGACACAGGATTACTGGGACATCATTTTATTAGTGTTCTTGGATCTGAACATTAATTTTAACCATAAAATTAATGGATCTGAACATTAATTTTaaccataaataaaaaagaaatctaaccctaaccctaaccctatggACAAAAATGCCCACGCTAaccacagaaatataaaaatatagaagtTTAAAGGTAAATATTAAGGGgagaaaatatgcatttatatttttttattttaaatataacctgtcaaaaaaaatatattaaaataagaacctgtcaaaaaaactaaataaattaaataaaaaaattatgaaatacAAACTACTTCTGTAATTaacaagaacttttttttaaacagaacatCAGGCAGCCTGCTGCACAATAACTCAGTTTTAACAACAGTTTGGCCATCTGACCAAGATGTAAAACCACATCTGGCTAAACAgttattttagttcatttttttctgcctttttgcaGTTAATCCTCTGTTTCTTACAAAATCTCTTATGTTTTGAACTGTTCTTCCTGCCAACATCGGATCTTCTACCAATTTGcaatgactgcattcatttttgGTGGCCAGTTTCCCTTCGTTTATGTGGTCTTTAAAATGCCTCATCACTGCAGCAACCTCAGCCTTGGACCACATGTTTTTGGGAGCTCTTCGGGAATTGTGGGATTGAGCAGCATTTTTATCTGGAAGATATATAAAGTAGTAgtagttaaaacaaacaaaccaaacaaaaaaaaaacccaaaaatcatTTGCTTGTAAAAAGAATGGATGCTACCCTGTCCTAACTTCTGAAATGTGTTGGTACCATCAATATCAAAACGAGCTAAAATTCTCTTTGAAAATTTATCAAATTTCTAAAATGAGACAACATttagtgttccactgtgaataaaagactgaataaaaagttgaataaaagtctcttgatgcatgctcaatcatccaggtaagtaaatcccaaaacgttgattctgttaatctggatgtagcgttttcagtgggagaaacattttgtcactcatccaagtgactttttgCCACCACTCTGCAGTTTGCCATATGTTGCAAAGTGATGAAACAATAGATGATGAACAATTCAAGAACCTTAAAGCACAAACATCtaagtgacgaaacatttctcccactgaaaaaactacgttcagatgaacagaatcaacctttttacTTACTTAACTGGATAATGAGAATGCATCATGCAAGCACCATAGTATGTCCCATGAAGTAGTCTGTAGACAGGCCTCACCCAGTCATTAAATTGTTTGTCAGCTATACAATTACCCTTGAGCTTCTGAGAATAATAGACTATGCATAATGGCTGTGCTGTGATGATTCCGTCAAATCCCTAGAATTAAAGCAGGAAGTCTACTTTAACACATATGGatattgtttgattttaaaatccattgtggtggtgtagagAGACAGAATTGCAATGCAATTACAAAGAACGTGTCCATAAGCTTAGAGAACCAACTGCACCCCTTACCTTCAGAGGGAGCAGCAGTCTCACTTGCTGCAGGCATTATGAGTGGTTCTTCATCTGCTGATTACACaatttgattaagttttaatatttgtaaCAAACATTTTATCCACAGAAACCAAGCTAGTGGTAACTTACCACAATCTACAGTGTCTTGGAGCTGCGCTGTGTTTGTGGAATCAGCTACTGCATGTACAGGCTCACTGGTGCCACACGCCGACATTGTGAGTGCTGTGTCATCATCATCTGATTCACTCTCACTGTCCTTTGTTTCAGCATCACTTAATGCAATTTCATCTGAGaaattgtgggaaaaaaaacccaacacaaacacaaaccccccaaaaagcTCACATTAACAACGAGATgacaaaatacagaacaaataCTGGAAATTATACTTTTTCCACAGTACATAGTTTTACTATTTAAGGCCACCACTCTGCAGTTTGCCAAATGTTGCAAAGTGATGAAACAACAGACTTCAAGAACCTTAAATCATGGAAATTTAACAGAATGGTCTGtgcttttaggttttaattCTGTTGATAAAGCATAATATTCAACTACTGCCCTAATATTTGCTCCTTTCAATACAAACCTTCAATTTCGATCTCATCCAGTGATTTCCCCTGGATCTGGGAAAGATGTCCTTTTTCCAGTGTTAAAAGCAGTTTGGAAATCTTGGCCAGCTGTGTTGTGGGAACTGGTAATCTGTAGAATTCGCGGTGAACGCGGATATCATGACCCAGGAAATCTGCAACCTGATCAAGttcattgtttttcaaattaagGACTTGTGAGAGTGTGGCAACATGTTTTCTGAGCTGTGTCGATCTTAGATACTCAGGGTGCTTTGCTCCACACTGGTGTGCATGAACACGCAAGGAGTCCATTCCTCTGTAATGACTCATTGATCGGGGTCTTGCAAAGAGGTAGATAttagtggcacaaataccacagtcAGGCCTCCTACTAACCAGTAGTGACAGAGCATCCAGCATGCTTGGTGTTAGCAGAACTGGAACATTTCTGTCCCTTTTTCCCATTATTTCTATTCTACAGAAATAGTTACAGAGTCTCTGTTCCATTTCTGAGAGCCCCATGGAAACATCTGTGTGGAGTGCCGTTTTGTCTCTTTCAAGAAAACTTTTGAGGCGCATCTTTGAAACCTCTCCAGAACGTCTTCGATTGAACACAATGATTTGTGAGAGTGTAACTTGTGCAAGTTGGGCATAATTCTGAGCTGTGGCTTCGTTCTCCAAGCTGCAAAAGGCACTTTCTGCAGATTTTTGAAGGTAGTGATGGAGAATCCGAACATCTTCTGTAAAGGGCAATGTTGATGGCTTGTTAAACTTTGCCTCACTCAATGTGTTCAAGGCACGGTGAGACACGATCTCGGACCATTTGGAGACATACAACTTCTTGAACGCATCAGTGGACTTGATTAGGGCTCCATCCTCTGTCATGAGGGCACGACAATGGATAATGTCAGACATTTTATGCAGTGTATGTCCCAGTTTCAGCGCAAGGCTTGGAGTTTTGTATGACAGTGTCTCTTCATCAAAACCTGAAACTTTCTTTACTGCTTGCACAACTCTCTGGAAGTTAGCAGGCTTAATAGCTTCTTCGATGTTATGCACTGAGAATTCTGTACGCAGACACAACAACAAACGTCCCGCTTCACGAAGCTTCTGTCGTATATAATCATACTTAGTAGGGTCTTGTCCATGTTTATTGTAGAGGGACTGGGCAAACTGAATAACAGTAAAGTCATTTCGCACAGCTGAGGCAATCTCATCTTGTTTCATAACAGCAAGAACCTTCCACACTCCACTTGACACCTGCGGATAACACTGAGACTCCAGAGTTAAAGCCAGGCCAAGTACTTTGGTTCTTCCAGGTTCTTTATCCGTGTCATCTTTTGGTTTGTTAGGACATCTGCGGACATGTCTCCAAAGATCCTTGCGAACATACATCCCTTGACAATAAAAGCAATGAGCAAACTTTCCCTCTACTGCTTTAATCTTGGGTCTTCTCTTCACTTTCAGTGGTCCCACTCCACCATGCAACACTGCAGCATTATGCTTAAAATTTCCCTTATTTCTCAATTTCTCTAACAGGCTTTTACGCTCGTTTGAGTCTCTAGGCAGGGAAAATGCATGCACAACATCAGGAGCTGTTTTGTGCGTTTTCAGGTGGCGGGAAATTTTAGCTTGTGGTTTGCCACAAAAATAGCagtaatttcttttacttaaagTCATTTTTTCTGATTCAGTTTCGCAAAGCTCACTTTTATCTTCTGGCTTGTCCTTTGTCAAGTTGTGGATTAAATTCGTTGAATCTGATTGTTCATGCGCTTTGGAGATGTCATCTTGGCATAGCAGACCTTTTGATGTGCTTGGCAATAATGAGATGTCTTCATCTGAATCTTCATCATATGACTCTGAATCTGGCACATATTCTTCTTCTGATATGCTGTGGTTGCCATCATCATCGCTTGATATTTGATCCAGAACTGAATGTGGCAATCCATCTTCCCCTGAATATTCAGAAATTTCTTCTTTCTGGAATGTAAgaataaaagttattttaattGATCAATACTTtagacaggtaaaaaaaataaactgaaaaaaagtcaaGCCAAATATGAATGGGATACACACCTGTGTTGACTGGTGACAATTCTGATTTGACAATTTTGCAAGGCAGGATTTGTGCCAGACCcctaaacaaactgaaacacattttgatAGACTTCATTTAGCGTTCTATTTAAGTGAAGTAGTTTTTTGTCAAAGCATTGCAGTAATgtcaaatgctgaaaaaaacccaaaaaacaaactgttcacACTTAAGGATATTTTAATGACTACACATACACTGCtaaccccctccccccccaaaaGGACATCCCagatgtgaatgaatgaattattcTTATTAAATACTTTGTTCTTCAGGTAGTTGAATGGCATGAAAGTGTGTAGTTGAATGTGTGTGGCCTCCAGATACCTGTATGACTTCCCTACAATGCCTGGGCATGCTCGGGATGAGGTGGCGGACGGTCTCCTGAAGGATCTCCTCCAAGACCCAGACTAAAGCATCCGCCAACCCCTGGACAGTTTGTGGTGGATGGAGTGAGACGCGATGTCCCAGATGTGctcaattggattcaggtctggggaacaGGCGGGCCAGTCCATAGCATCAATGCCTTTGTCATGGAGGAACTGCTGACATACTCCAGCCACATGAGGTCCAGTGTCATCTCGCATTAGGTGGACCCCAGGGCCAAACGCACTAGCATGTGGTCTCACAAAGTGTCCGAGGATCTCATCTTGTTACCTAATGACAGTCAGGCTCTCTGGCAGGCACAGAAATGCCACCCCACACCATTACTGACCCACTGCCAATATGATCATGCTGGAGGATGTTGCAGACAGCAGAACGTTCCCCACGGCATCTCCagactgtcacatgtgctcagtttgaacctcCTTTCAGCTGTGAGGAGCATAGGGTGCCAGTGCCGAAGTTGccaaactttgtgttttctggcaaaTGTCAAACGTCCTGCATGGTGTTGGGCTGCAAGCTCAATCCCCACCTGTGGACGCTGGACCCTCAAGCCATCTGACCATTTGAGCAGAAAGATGCACATTTGTGGCCTGTTTGAGGTCATTTTGCAAGGCTCCTcttgttcctccttgcacaaaggtgGAGGTAGCggtcctgctgctgggttgttgCCCTCCTATGGCCTACTCCACATCCAGGTAACACCTCCATGCTCTGGACACTACACtaacagacacagcaaaccttcttgcCACAGCTCACATTGATGTGCTACACTAGATGAGCTGCACTACCTGAGCCACTTGTGTGGGTTGTAGACTCTGTCTCATGCTACCACTAAAATGAAATCACCACCAGCATTCAAAAGTGACCATAACATCAGCCAGAAAGCATAGGTGCTGAGAAGTGGTCTGTGGAGTTACATCGCATTGTTTAAGTGTTCCCTTTATTATTTTGAGCAGTTTATGTTATGGAATGGGGAATTGAGGACAATCCCAAGTATACCATTTTTACAAGGTCCTGCACCAAAGAGGTAATACTACATTTCTTTAATTAGATGTGACCACCCACTGATTAAAAAGGGAGCAGTGTTCATTTCAGCTAGTCTTAACTTGTTGAACTCTATTAATGCTTTTTACTATATACTGTACCTATTCACTAAGTGTCTCACCTTTGCACTTATAGCCAAGCCACTTGAGGGAGGAAACCGGTCCCACACACTGAATGCACTTGTCCAAAGATGATATTGTTGTGCACACCAGACGATGACTGTGACACTGTTAGCAAAATATTGCAACatttacagtcaggtccataaatattgggacatcgacacaattctaacatttttggctctatacacaaccacaatggattccaaatgaaacgaacaagatgtgctttaactgcagactgccagcttttatttgagggtatttacatccaaatcaggtgaacagtataggaattatgacagtttgtatatgtgcctcccacttcttaagggaccaaaagtaatgagacaattggcttctcagctgttccatggccaggtgtgtgttattccctcattaccccaattacaatgaacaaataaaaggtccagagttcatttcaagtgtgctgtttgctttttgaacctgttgctgtcaactgccaggatgagatccaaagagctgtcactaccagtgaagcaagccatcattaggctgaaaaaaacaaaacaaacccatcagagagattgcaaaaacatcaggcgtggccaaaacaactgtttagaacattcccaaaaagaaggaacgcagtggtgagctcagcaacaccaaaagacccggaagaccacggaacacaactgtggtggatgaccaaagaatcctttccctggtgaagaaaacacccttcacaacagttggccagatcaaggacactctctaggaggtaggtgtatgtgcgtcagagtcaacaatcaagagaagactccaccagtgtgaatacagagggttcaccacaagatgtaaacctttggtgagccccaaaaacaggcaggccagattagagtttgccaaatgacatctgaaaaaaccgtcgcagttctggaacaacatcctatggacagatgagaccaacatcaacttgtaccagagtgatgggaagagaagagtatggagaaggaaaggaactgctcatgatcctaagcataccacctcatcagtgaagcattgtggtggaagtgtcatggcgtgggcatgtatggctgccagtggaactggttggaactggttctcttgtatttattgatgatgtgactgctgacaaaagcagcacaatgaattctgaagtgtttcgggcaatattatctgctcatattcagacaaatgcttcaaaactcattggacggcgcttcacagtgcaggtggacaacaacccaaagcatactgcaaaagcaaccaaagagtttttgaagggaaagaagtggactgttttgcaatggccaagtcaatgacctgacctgaatccgattgagcatgtatttcacttgctgaagacaaaactgaagggaaaatgccccaagaacaagcaggaactgaagactgttgcagtagaggcctggcagagcatcaccagggatgaaacccggcgtctggtgatgtctatgtgttccagacttcaggctgtgattgactgtaaaggatttgcaaccaagtattaaaaaatgaatgtttgatttatggttcttattctgtcccattacttttggtccctcaagaagtgggaggcacatttgcaaactgttgtaattcctacaccgttcacctgatttggatgtaaataccctcaaataaaagctgacactctgcagttaaagcatgtcttgttcgtttcatttggaatccattgtggtggtgtatggagccaaaaatgttagaattgtgtcgatgtcccaatatttatggacctgactgtatttgTTTTGGACAGTTGGAAAGGTGAGGTGTTTTCAATTCAGTTGCAGATATCAACTAATACACTTCATCCCAGTATAAAATTTGAAGGCAATCAACCTCTTCACTTTTTTCTACTGGAACCATTTTACTGGGATTAGGGGAATTGattctttcactttgttgttaTCTAGAATAGTTAATTGAGTTAAAACACTGCAACTTCTTAAAAACGGCACATGCATTCTTATCTGTGTGGAGTGGGtcagagtaaaaaacaaaaaaccaaaaacaaaattaaaaaaaacaatccttcCTTATTTGCTTATCCTTGCGGCTGGAACCTATTCCAAATATGATGGGTGTACAGTGCCTCTCACCCGAGTTGTATCTGGGAACTACAGATTCtgcccaaagacatgcagttagtggggttagctggactggtaattctaaattgcccataggtgtgagtgtgGTAGAGTCTGTCAGTGTGATACCCTGCGACAGCCTCTCACTCCAATTAACAACTGATTCCTTTGcaatcatccatcctcttccactaGCAGGTTTGGGGCCTataccagctaccatagggcagtacaacctggacagatcaccagtttaacatggaaggagaagc is part of the Pelmatolapia mariae isolate MD_Pm_ZW linkage group LG23, Pm_UMD_F_2, whole genome shotgun sequence genome and encodes:
- the LOC134620909 gene encoding uncharacterized protein LOC134620909 isoform X1; the encoded protein is MRLKSFLERDKTALHTDVSMGLSEMEQRLCNYFCRIEIMGKRDRNVPVLLTPSMLDALSLLVSRRPDCGICATNIYLFARPRSMSHYRGMDSLRVHAHQCGAKHPEYLRSTQLRKHVATLSQVLNLKNNELDQVADFLGHDIRVHREFYRLPVPTTQLAKISKLLLTLEKGHLSQIQGKSLDEIEIEDEIALSDAETKDSESESDDDDTALTMSACGTSEPVHAVADSTNTAQLQDTVDCADEEPLIMPAASETAAPSEDKNAAQSHNSRRAPKNMWSKAEVAAVMRHFKDHINEGKLATKNECSHCKLVEDPMLAGRTVQNIRDFVRNRGLTAKRQKKMN
- the LOC134621122 gene encoding uncharacterized protein LOC134621122, producing the protein MDNRQSVRNNRSANAASDDLVYIERAEESLKFKGAVRRQFPVLLSSEFFSVPTETFKPHHRAPFFPHHHVSVRFLWSLVACSTYKTETSQIQKTVSCLKPQPNCIPNNDLDLKHPEPERDHDEEMPQQGSEAMHSSSAQDSEETETSQIQKTVSCLKPQPNCIPNNDLDLKHPEPERCHSHRLVCTTISSLDKCIQCVGPVSSLKWLGYKCKVCLGVWHKSCLAKLSNQNCHQSTQKEEISEYSGEDGLPHSVLDQISSDDDGNHSISEEEYVPDSESYDEDSDEDISLLPSTSKGLLCQDDISKAHEQSDSTNLIHNLTKDKPEDKSELCETESEKMTLSKRNYCYFCGKPQAKISRHLKTHKTAPDVVHAFSLPRDSNERKSLLEKLRNKGNFKHNAAVLHGGVGPLKVKRRPKIKAVEGKFAHCFYCQGMYVRKDLWRHVRRCPNKPKDDTDKEPGRTKVLGLALTLESQCYPQVSSGVWKVLAVMKQDEIASAVRNDFTVIQFAQSLYNKHGQDPTKYDYIRQKLREAGRLLLCLRTEFSVHNIEEAIKPANFQRVVQARMEP
- the LOC134620909 gene encoding uncharacterized protein LOC134620909 isoform X2 translates to MRLKSFLERDKTALHTDVSMGLSEMEQRLCNYFCRIEIMGKRDRNVPVLLTPSMLDALSLLVSRRPDCGICATNIYLFARPRSMSHYRGMDSLRVHAHQCGAKHPEYLRSTQLRKHVATLSQVLNLKNNELDQVADFLGHDIRVHREFYRLPVPTTQLAKISKLLLTLEKGHLSQIQGKSLDEIEIEDEIALSDAETKDSESESDDDDTALTMSACGTSEPVHAVADSTNTAQLQDTVDCDEEPLIMPAASETAAPSEDKNAAQSHNSRRAPKNMWSKAEVAAVMRHFKDHINEGKLATKNECSHCKLVEDPMLAGRTVQNIRDFVRNRGLTAKRQKKMN